From the Opitutaceae bacterium genome, one window contains:
- a CDS encoding helix-turn-helix domain-containing protein, whose protein sequence is MSTSGDAHPTVDASPPGEPGQMVAGYFNLGVCFDTWRGAGTRDWFLTFTLSGQGRIGHVDGDLLVSTGDIVILRPGVRHDYGSEKLNKRWEFFWVHFIPPPDWMPWLNWPQAHPGVLRIRIKSEAARTELRRVCETMVQRGHVQTPHGEALAMNALAELVIRCDEERAAAHENQVDPRVEKVVNYCSQRLDQVLMLDDLARVGGLSPARFSRLFAHEMGLPPMRYLEQLRINRACRLLELTQAKVSSVATQVGFENPFYFTLRFKKLMGTSPAEHRRRFLERVKPKEAGKKL, encoded by the coding sequence ATGTCGACCAGCGGAGATGCGCACCCCACCGTTGATGCTTCACCCCCGGGCGAACCGGGCCAGATGGTGGCCGGGTACTTTAACCTTGGCGTGTGCTTCGATACTTGGCGGGGCGCGGGCACCCGAGATTGGTTCCTCACCTTCACCCTCAGCGGCCAGGGAAGAATTGGGCATGTAGACGGTGACCTGCTTGTTTCTACCGGCGATATCGTCATCCTACGCCCGGGCGTCAGACATGATTACGGCAGCGAAAAGCTGAACAAACGGTGGGAATTCTTTTGGGTGCATTTCATTCCCCCGCCTGATTGGATGCCTTGGTTGAATTGGCCTCAGGCCCACCCGGGTGTGTTGCGCATCCGCATCAAGAGTGAGGCTGCGAGGACAGAGCTCCGTCGCGTGTGTGAGACGATGGTCCAGCGGGGCCACGTTCAAACCCCGCACGGCGAGGCACTGGCGATGAATGCCTTGGCGGAACTCGTGATACGTTGCGACGAGGAGCGTGCTGCCGCACACGAGAACCAGGTGGACCCGAGGGTGGAAAAAGTGGTGAACTACTGCTCCCAGCGCCTTGACCAGGTGCTGATGCTCGACGATCTGGCGCGGGTGGGGGGCCTTTCCCCCGCGAGGTTTTCAAGGCTGTTCGCGCACGAGATGGGGTTGCCGCCGATGCGATACCTCGAGCAACTCCGCATCAACCGTGCGTGCCGTTTGCTTGAGCTGACCCAAGCGAAGGTAAGCAGCGTGGCCACCCAGGTCGGCTTCGAGAACCCATTTTATTTTACGCTCCGCTTCAAAAAGCTCATGGGGACGAGTCCCGCGGAGCACCGCCGTCGTTTCCTGGAGCGAGTTAAGCCGAAGGAGGCCGGCAAAAAGTTATAG